The DNA window TCGACGCGAACGGGGCCTCCTACCTGAGGTGACGCGCGTCCGCGTCAGGCCGTCGGCTGCGTGCCGGGTCCGTGACGCTCGAACCGGCGGCGGGCCTGGCCGACCCAGAAGTCGAGCACGCCGTCGTCGTCGAGGGACGCGGCGTCCACCTGGATCCACCCGACGCCCATCGACCGGCGCGGTCCCATGTCGGGACGGGATGCTTCGGGCCGGGCCACGAGGGCGGCATCGTCGTCGGCGTCCACCCGCACGAGGAGGCTGTGATCCTTGCGGACGGCGATCACCATCACCTCGTCGACCATCACCGCGTGGGTGCCGAACATCGCGGCCTCGCGGAGGTCGCCCGCCGGGAGGTGCGCCTCGATCCGATCGAGCAGCGTCCGCGTGAGCTCGTCGAGTGCCTTCGGCGTCTTCGCGGCCATGTCGCTCCCGTCTTCGCGCGGCTCCGTGTGATCGGAACCGTAGAGGCGTGCGCGTCACGGGCGCAAGAGGAGGGATGCCGCGGGTCGGCGCCGGGCGCCGCCGGGCCATGGTCGGCACCGAGAATGGGGGTGTGGAGTCCTGGGAGATGCGCGAGTGGCACGCCGCGTACCTCGAGGCCTGCAACCGGCACGACCTGCCGGCGATCCGGGCGTTCGTCGATCCGGCTGTACGCCGGGCGCATCTCCCCGGGGGCGTCGAGGCGTGGATCGAGGACATGGCCGAGCTCTTCCAGGCCTTCCCCGACTGGCAGTGGCGCCGCATCCAGCTCATCGTCGAAGACGACCGCCTCGCCTCCCACACCCGCGCCGGCGGCACCCATCTCGGCCCGCTCGGGGCGCTGGCGCCCACCCGCCGTCACGTGAACGTCGCCGAGTTCTCGATGCTCCGCATCGCCAACGGCCGCATCGTGGAGTTCTCGGGCACCGCCGACAACCGGGAGCTGCGCGGGCTGATCGAGCGCTGAGGCCGGGTGGGCCTACTTGACGCTGCCTTGGGTGAGCCCGCCCACCAGCCACTTCTGCAGGAACATCGCCAGGAGGTAGATCGGAATGAGACCGGCGAGACTCGCTGCCGCCATCTGACCGAACACCACCTCGCGCCCGCCCTGCATCAGCGAGATGCCGACCGGGAGCGTCTGCGAGTCCACGCTCTGCGTGAGCAGCAGTGGGATCAGGAAGTCGTTGTAGACGAGGATGAACACGATGATGGACACGGCGACGATGCCCGGTGCCGTGAGCGGCAGGATCACGGACCAGAGCGTGCGGAACGGACCGCATCCGTCGATCTGGGCCGCCTCGTCGATCTCGAAGGGAATGGCACGGAAGAAGCCGTCGAGCAGCCAGACCGCGACCGGCGTGAGCAGCAGGCCTTCGACGATCCCCAGCCCGATCACCGAGTCCATGAGCCCCACGGTGCGCACCAGGACGAACAGGGGGACGATCGCCACCACCGGCGGCGCGATGTACGCCGACACGAGAGTGCCGAGGGCCTGCTTGCCACCGGCGCGAAGGCGTGCGATCGCGTAATTCGCGGGGACCGCCACCAGCAGCGCGACGAGCACCGCGATGAGCGCCGACCCCACGGAATTGCGCAGGTAGGTGAGAATCGGGAAGTTCTGGAACGCTGACGCCCAGTTCTCGAAAGCGAGACGCGACGGCAGGATGCGCGTCGACAGGATGTCGTCCGGGCTCTTGAACGACATCCCGATCATGTAGAGGATCGGAAGCAGCGACAGCACGATCGCCGCAGAGATGACCAGCCACTTCACCGCCGTGATCGTGCCCGAAGGCCGCCCGGGGCGAGACGTGCTGGAAGCGCGGACCTTCGCCGCACGACGGCGGCGCGGCACGGTCAGCGTGCGCGTCGCGCTGTCGGTCGACGCTTCTGTGTCTCGAACGATGAGGGACATGGGTCAGCCTTCCCGGTGCAGGCGCTGCCGCATCGCATTGAGGGGCAGGATCACGAGGGTGACGAGCACGAGGAACGCGATCGTCTGGGCCGCGGCGGCGCCGACATCGAACGTCTGCAGGCCGGTGCGGTAGATCTGATAGCTGCTGACGGTGGTGTCGAAGCCTGGTCCGCCGCTCGTCATGATGAAGACGAGGTCGAAGACCTTGAAGGACACGACGAGCTTCAGCAGGAGCACGGTGAGGAGGCTCGGAAGAACGAGGGGGAACGTGATGCGCCAGAAGGTCTGCCAGACCCCCGCCCCGTCCACCTGCGAGGCTTCGTACACCTCGGTCGGCAGCGTCTGCAGCGCGGCGAAGACGAGCAGTACGCAGAACGGCGCCCATTGCCAGGCATCGACGAGGATGACGGAGATGATGGCCGCAGGGCTGGAGCCGAGGAACAGGAACGGCTCTGAGCCGGGCGCGATCACCTGTCCGACGTTGTTGAGCAGGCCGCCGGTCGGGGCCAGCATGAGCTTCCAGATCACGCCCGCCATGACAGGCGGAGTCATGAGAGGCAGCAGGAGCAGGACCCGGATGACGCGCCCGCCCTTCACCGCGGCATCCAGAGACAGCGCGACCACGAGCCCGACGATGAGCGCGAGCAGGGCCGAGGGGACGGCGAAGACGAGCGACCGGCCGAGGGACGG is part of the Microbacterium lemovicicum genome and encodes:
- a CDS encoding carbohydrate ABC transporter permease, whose product is MSLIVRDTEASTDSATRTLTVPRRRRAAKVRASSTSRPGRPSGTITAVKWLVISAAIVLSLLPILYMIGMSFKSPDDILSTRILPSRLAFENWASAFQNFPILTYLRNSVGSALIAVLVALLVAVPANYAIARLRAGGKQALGTLVSAYIAPPVVAIVPLFVLVRTVGLMDSVIGLGIVEGLLLTPVAVWLLDGFFRAIPFEIDEAAQIDGCGPFRTLWSVILPLTAPGIVAVSIIVFILVYNDFLIPLLLTQSVDSQTLPVGISLMQGGREVVFGQMAAASLAGLIPIYLLAMFLQKWLVGGLTQGSVK
- a CDS encoding carbohydrate ABC transporter permease; translation: MSQATVKTRVERRAPWTGRLLLAPAFIAIAIMAIYPLVYIIAASFSKSSLGRPFSAWVGFENFSELLGDGVTLPSLGRSLVFAVPSALLALIVGLVVALSLDAAVKGGRVIRVLLLLPLMTPPVMAGVIWKLMLAPTGGLLNNVGQVIAPGSEPFLFLGSSPAAIISVILVDAWQWAPFCVLLVFAALQTLPTEVYEASQVDGAGVWQTFWRITFPLVLPSLLTVLLLKLVVSFKVFDLVFIMTSGGPGFDTTVSSYQIYRTGLQTFDVGAAAAQTIAFLVLVTLVILPLNAMRQRLHREG
- a CDS encoding TfoX/Sxy family protein, whose product is MAAKTPKALDELTRTLLDRIEAHLPAGDLREAAMFGTHAVMVDEVMVIAVRKDHSLLVRVDADDDAALVARPEASRPDMGPRRSMGVGWIQVDAASLDDDGVLDFWVGQARRRFERHGPGTQPTA
- a CDS encoding ester cyclase, whose amino-acid sequence is MESWEMREWHAAYLEACNRHDLPAIRAFVDPAVRRAHLPGGVEAWIEDMAELFQAFPDWQWRRIQLIVEDDRLASHTRAGGTHLGPLGALAPTRRHVNVAEFSMLRIANGRIVEFSGTADNRELRGLIER